A genomic segment from Aspergillus puulaauensis MK2 DNA, chromosome 1, nearly complete sequence encodes:
- a CDS encoding uncharacterized protein (COG:S;~EggNog:ENOG410Q1EI), which yields MVFSDDCGDTPPSIVSFSVSMRRASKRKRSRLTRSETQPLACEESAHYPVFNPNDPRHNPALERSVCLDDVDNLPQPTHPAGSIRWMQGLPGRSLRRARSGLQALRSGLHRRPIPGVDGEHASNGLWSSSDSAEASSSRHTRFFSSTVSEASTEEDHDFGTDLYRTGCNTYPGHTRERNKDVSISSPTYIPSYNPASLSTSSAVAGAPLAPSEETTVDPFPDDSLPTTAGHDIQNSGNAPDAALEDKCEAEPPKPSGSPSSDRDVPAPVESSNHNSPVPSIQQTPVHSSEVVPGTLADSDISHVSVKEKEATIMNNASRRSSSSVVRQSQVEQIPSGEIEVTVTTEEIHTTSCQADCHEAKIVEEDIVQAPAAEIAPPNKFGDTAPAVELGGLGGMEYYLSSLNTLGASDAHENKTGDEEPSPNSLGEEDGRVHLSPWLPADKLDRTSPLSLHDEYFLVDGKSTDLRPDRGDNPIKGERGFAGDGGLHSGPGLDRNLSIRTQDIPEIIGPGESMGIPSPRPFRRDREGSDSTEEYLVTYSLLHRHYFS from the exons ATGGTTTTCTCCGATGACTGTGGTGACACTCCACCCTCAATAGTGTCTTTCTCCGTTTCCATGCGCCGCGCATCAAAACGCAAAAGGAGCAG ACTTACGAGGTCGGAAACTCAACCATTAGCGTGCGAGGAAAGCGCCCATTACCCTGTGTTTAATCCAAATGATCCTCGACATAACCCCGCTCTCGAGAGGAGCGTGTgcctggatgatgttgacAATCTCCCACAACCAACCCACCCCGCCGGTTCGATACGTTGGATGCAGGGCCTTCCTGGAAGGTCCCTGCGGCGAGCTCGCTCTGGGCTCCAGGCCCTGAGATCTGGGTTACATCGGCGTCCTATCCCAGGTGTTGATGGAGAACATGCGAGCAATGGACTGTGGTCTTCGTCCGATTCTGCGGAGGCCTCTTCTAGTCGACACACACGCTTCTTTTCATCAACAGTATCTGAGGCCAGTACTGAAGAAGACCATGATTTTGGAACCGACCTCTACCGCACAGGATGCAACACCTACCCGGGTCACACGCGCGAAAGAAACAAGGATGTCAGCATCAGCTCCCCAACCTACATTCCATCCTATAATCCGGCTTCCCTGTCAACGTCGAGCGCGGTAGCAGGCGCCCCTCTCGCTCCTTCCGAGGAAACGACGGTAGATCCCTTCCCAGATGACAGCCTACCTACTACTGCGGGCCACGATATCCAGAACTCCGGTAATGCGCCTGACGCTGCATTAGAAGACAAATGTGAAGCAGAGCCGCCTAAACCTTCTGGATCTCCAAGTTCTGACAGGGATGTTCCTGCGCCCGTGGAATCGTCAAATCACAACTCGCCTGTACCTAGTATTCAGCAGACACCGGTCCATTCGAGCGAAGTTGTTCCGGGTACCTTAGCTGATTCGGATATCTCACACGTCTcggtcaaggagaaggaggcgactATTATGAATAACGCTTCCCGCAGGTCTTCTTCAAGTGTTGTGCGCCAGTCTCAAGTTGAACAAATACCAAGTGGTGAAATTGAGGTCACCGTGACTACAGAAGAAATTCACACCACTAGTTGTCAAGCAGATTGTCATGAGGCTAAAattgttgaagaggatattgTCCAAGCGCCGGCCGCGGAAATAGCACCACCGAAT AAGTTCGGCGATACTGCACCAGCAGTCGAACTTGGAGGACTGGGAGGCATGGAGTATTATTTGTCGTCGTTGAATACGTTGGGCGCAAGTGACGCACACGAGAACAAGACTGGCGACGAAGAGCCGAGCCCTAATAGCCTTGGTGAGGAAGATGGGCGGGTACACTTAAGCCCTTGGCTACCAGCTGACAAGCTCGATCGAACATCTCCGCTGTCCCTTCACGATGAATACTTCCTTGTTGACGGCAAATCGACTGATCTCCGACCTGACCGGGGTGACAACCCCATCAAGGGGGAACGCGGatttgctggtgatggtggaTTGCACAGCGGACCAGGCCTCGACCGCAATCTCTCAATCCGGACTCAAGATATCCCTGAAATTATTGGACCAGGAGAATCGATGGGGATTCCCAGCCCACGACCGTTTCGAAGAGACCGAGAGGGCAGCGACTCAACTGAAGAATATCTCGTCACGTACTCTTTGTTACACCGGCATTACTTTTCGTGA
- the CCS1 gene encoding copper chaperone CCS1 (COG:P;~EggNog:ENOG410PJAA;~InterPro:IPR036423,IPR024134,IPR001424,IPR006121, IPR036163;~PFAM:PF00403,PF00080;~go_function: GO:0046872 - metal ion binding [Evidence IEA];~go_process: GO:0006801 - superoxide metabolic process [Evidence IEA];~go_process: GO:0030001 - metal ion transport [Evidence IEA]) → MSCDGCVKDISKELKKIEGISKIEANLKDQLVFIEGTAPPSSIVTAIQNTGRDAILRGSGTSNSSAVCILETHSSTVSNKIRGLARMVQVSPHMTLVDLTINGLAPGKYWATIREAGDISRGAESTGGIWEAVKAKLQGANTQKESRGIFGSVEVDAKGRGNVFLDRPVAIWELIGRSMVVSQGTEGPFRREDSNTLVGVIARSAGVWDNDKTVCSCSGKSVWQERQEQVAQGMV, encoded by the exons ATGAGCTGCGATGGCTGTGTGAAGGACATATCGAAGGAATTGAAAAAAATAGAAG GAATCAGCAAGATTGAGGCGAATCTCAAGGATCAACTCGTCTTTATTGAGGGCACCGCTCCACCCAGCTCGATCGTCACAGCGATTCAAAACACCGGCCGGGATGCGATTCTACGAGGTAGCGGTACATCGAACA GCTCTGCGGTGTGTATCCTCGAAACACACTCGAGCACCGTATCCAACAAGATCCGAGGTCTGGCGCGTATGGTCCAGGTCTCACCTCATATGACGCTGGTGGATCTGACGATCAACGGGTTGGCACCGGGCAAGTACTGGGCGACAATACGAGAGGCAGGAGACATCTCCAGGGGAGCGGAGTCCACTGGCGGGATCTGGGAGGCAGTTAAGGCGAAGCTCCAGGGCGCCAATACACAAAAGGAGTCTCGTGGAATCTTTGGAAGTGTGGAGGTTGATGCGAAGGGGCGAGGCAATGTGTTCCTAGATCGCCCAGTGGCGATTTGGGAATTGATTGGGCGCAGTATGGTAGTGTCTCAGGGCACGGAAGGGCCGTTTCGACGCGAGGATTCCAATACCTTGGTTGGGGTGATCGCTCGAAGCGCCGGGGTCTGGGACAATGACAAGACAGTTTGCTCCTGCTCGGGCAAGAGTGTGTGGCAAGAGCGCCAGGAGCAGGTGGCTCAGGGAATGGTTTGA
- a CDS encoding uncharacterized protein (COG:T;~EggNog:ENOG410PGBR;~InterPro:IPR000719,IPR011009,IPR008271;~PFAM:PF07714,PF00069;~go_function: GO:0004672 - protein kinase activity [Evidence IEA];~go_function: GO:0005524 - ATP binding [Evidence IEA];~go_process: GO:0006468 - protein phosphorylation [Evidence IEA]) has protein sequence MSASKSRWADEDPEEEALIAQRKREKEEKRRAKAEKQQLEEQAKAQAVQRQSADTAPNGDPDAPPKKRRRLSNEQQPASEVEQQSKQGKLGNLLVFPGSEWGPCRHVDNFERLNHIEEGSYGWVSRAKELATGEVVALKKLKLDNSPDGFPVTGLREIQTLFEARHQNVVYLREVVMGNKMDDVFLVMDFLEHDLKTLLDDMREPFLPSEIKTLLLQFVSGLGFLHSQWIMHRDLKTSNLLMNNRGELKIADFGMARYYGDPPPKLTQLVVTLWYRSPELLLGAETYGTEIDMWSVGCIFGELLTKEPLLQGKNEVDQVSKIFALTGPPTPQTWPGFRSLPNAKSLRLPSSQSTPSSTLLPRAKFPFLTNAGLQLLSSLLALNPTSRPSAAECLAHPYFREDPRPKPKEMFPTFPSKAGMEKRRRRETPEAPKRGQEAPKLDFASVFGGQGGDDGGETGAGFTLRLG, from the exons ATGTCGGCCTCGAAATCCAGATGGGCCGACGAAGATCctgaggaagaagcgctcatcgcccagcgcaaacgcgaaaaggaggagaaacGACGGGCTAAAGCCGAGAAACAACAGCTGGAAGAGCAGGCGAAGGCTCAAGCAGTGCAACGTCAATCCGCTGACACCGCACCCAATGGTGACCCGGATGCGCCTCCGAAAAAACGTCGACGACTATCAAACGAACAGCAGCCGGCTTCCGAAGTCGAGCAGCAATCCAAACAAGGGAAGCTCGGGAACTTGTTGGTGTTCCCCGGGTCGGAATGGGGCCCCTGTCGCCATGTGGACAATTTCGAGAGATTGAATCATATTGAGGAGGGTTCGTACGGTTGGGTTAGCCGGGCGAAGGAGCTTGCGACCGGCGAGGTGGTCgcgttgaagaagctcaagttGGACAACTCCCCAGACGGATTCCCCGTAACTGGCCTGCGGGAGATCCAAACCCTCTTCGAAGCTCGCCATCAGAATGTGGTATACCTGCGCGAAGTTGTTATGGGCAATAAAATGGACGA TGTCTTCCTCGTAATGGACTTTCTCGAACACGATCTcaagaccctcctcgacgacaTGCGCGAGCCATTCCTTCCCTCAGAAATCAAAACCCTACTCCTCCAATTCGTGTCAGGCCTCGGCTTCCTGCACTCGCAATGGATCATGCACCGCGACCTGAAAACATCTAACCTCCTCATGAACAACCGCGGCGAGCTCAAAATCGCTGACTTTGGAATGGCCCGTTATTACGGTGACCCTCCGCCTAAGCTTACCCAGCTCGTTGTGACGCTATGGTATCGTTCCCCGGAACTCCTGTTAGGCGCCGAGACTTACGGCACGGAAATTGATATGTGGAGTGTTGGCTGTATATTTGGGGAACTCCTCACGAAAGAACCCCTCCTCCAAGGGAAGAATGAAGTTGATCAGGTATCGAAG ATATTCGCCCTAACCGGCCCCCCAACACCCCAAACCTGGCCCGGTTTCCGCTCCCTCCCAAACGCAAAgtctctccgtctcccatcctctcaatcaacaccatcatcGACATTACTCCCGCGCGCCAAATTCCCATTCCTCACAAACGCCGGTCTGCAgctcctctcctcgctccTCGCATTGAATCCAACGTCGCGGCCCTCCGCTGCGGAATGCCTCGCGCACCCATATTTCCGTGAGGATCCAAGACCCAAGCCGAAGGAGATGTTTCCGACTTTCCCATCGAAGGCGGgtatggagaagaggaggagaagggagacGCCTGAGGCGCCGAAGAGGGGGCAAGAGGCACCCAAGTTGGATTTTGCAAGTGTGTTTGGTGGCcagggtggtgatgatggcgGGGAGACGGGGGCGGGTTTCACGCTACGCCTGGGATAA
- a CDS encoding RING-H2 finger protein (COG:O;~EggNog:ENOG410PK48;~InterPro:IPR001841,IPR013083;~PFAM:PF17123,PF13923,PF00097,PF13639;~SECRETED:SignalP(1-39);~TransMembrane:1 (n19-31c36/37o223-245i)), producing the protein MGSFLSLHPSSSYFSSSPLLSSFTLSLLFLLSTVQTVGSTVLPLNNTGALLQQRFQLGSTQVDLPRDSSIAPLTQSLVSLGNRQLRGFNFTGDLVQVSAGNSPSLQTSDIAFVPCDPTAYSGNLDADATLKIVLGTKPLAVLLYSTTTSACNYTADQSDYDRLFTLLSADTAKSIETQLGDSNRTGSSYIVPDMASFAPTGSFDDDSGGGGGGSTDSPNTAMIILYSITGIITALFLSIIITGAIRAHRHPERYGPRQRPGRPRQSRARGMARAMLETIPIVKFGDAPDGKLENDKGDVEMSVESEVPASQLREDEQTRQSPMVTGGTTSLTPGETTQNRDATTAPESKEEKRTGIETPTDHPNFSCPICTDDFVKGQDLRVLPCNHQFHPECIDPWLVNVSGTCPLCRIDLNPSQPEGEGENQEGETNAEGQQQDEITNNNDNNNNQTEETQPHRHRRISSYLHSTLNARRMRDASVEERLAALRSVREEANRDQEIETENEERRRRNRLSTRLRERFRIRTRAHGTAADESGAATPAPAATQSQS; encoded by the exons ATGggttcttttctctctcttcacccctcctcctcctacttctcctcctctcctctcctctcttcctttactctttccctcctcttccttctttccacgGTTCAGACTGTGGGCTCGACAGTGCTGCCCTTAAATAACACCGGGGCCCTCTTGCAGCAACGCTTTCAATTAGGAAGCACTCAAGTGGACCTGCCTCGGGACTCGAGCATTGCCCCGTTGACCCAGTCTCTTGTCAGCTTGGGCAACCGTCAGCTTAGG GGTTTCAATTTTACTGGGGATCTTGTTCAGGTGTCTGCTGGCAACTCGCCGTCGCTCCAAACGAGTGATATAGCCTTCGTTCCCTGCGACCCCACTGCTTATTCGGGGAATTTGGATGCAGATGCGACCTTGAAGATCGTATTGGGCACGAAACCATTAGCGGTCCTTCTGTATAGCACGACAACATCGGCCTGCAACTACACCGCTGACCAGAGCGACTACGACCGCCTGTTCACACTATTGAGTGCGGATACTGCGAAGTCTATTGAAACACAGCTCGGTGATTCGAATCGAACAGGGTCGTCATATATCGTGCCCGACATGGCATCGTTCGCTCCAACAGGTTCCTTTGACGATGATTcgggaggtggtggtggtggcagTACCGACAGCCCTAACACGG CTATGATCATCCTTTACAGTATCACAGGTATCATCACAGCACTgttcctctccatcatcatcactggTGCTATCCGAGCCCACCGTCATCCCGAACGATATGGCCCACGGCAAAGACCAGGACGACCGCGTCAAAGTCGAGCAAGGGGAATGGCAAGGGCGATGCTGGAAACAATCCCAATTGTGAAGTTTGGAGACGCCCCCGACGGCAAGCTGGAAAACGACAAGGGAGATGTGGAAATGTCGGTTGAGTCAGAGGTCCCAGCCTCGCAGTTACGAGAGGACGAGCAAACCCGCCAATCGCCAATGGTTACCGGTGGTACCACGTCACTGACACCCGGTGAAACGACACAAAATCGTGATGCCACTACTGCGCCTGAATCGAAGGAGGAAAAACGAACTGGTATTGAGACACCGACAGACCACCCCAACTTTTCATGCCCGATTTGCACGGATGACTTCGTCAAGGGACAAGACCTGCGAGTCCTTCCTTGTAACCATCAATTCCATCCTGAGTGTATCGATCCGTGGTTGGTGAATGTGTCAGGAACCTGCCCTCTTTG CCGAATTGACCTCAACCCATCACAACCCGAAGGCGAAGGTGAAAAccaagaaggcgaaaccAATGCCGAAGGACAACAACAGGATGAAATaaccaacaacaacgacaataacaacaaccaaaCCGAAGAAACACAACCAcaccgccaccgccgaaTAAGCAGCTACCTCCACAGCACACTGAACGCCCGTCGCATGCGTGACGCCAGTGTCGAGGAGCGCCTCGCCGCACTCCGAAGCGTCCGCGAAGAAGCCAACCGCGACCAAGAAATCGAGACCGAGAACGAGGaacgccgtcgtcgaaaTCGGCTATCGACCAGGCTTCGGGAGCGGTTCAGAATCCGCACTCGGGCGCATGGCACGGCGGCTGATGAATCTGGTGCTGCTACTCCCGCGCCAGCAGCTACGCAGAGCCAGAGCTAG
- a CDS encoding putative PB1 domain protein (COG:T;~EggNog:ENOG410PGC0;~InterPro:IPR011990,IPR019734,IPR034892,IPR013026, IPR000270;~PFAM:PF13181,PF00564;~go_function: GO:0005515 - protein binding [Evidence IEA]), with product MSLKQEIETWVQALEHFDNQEYELALRSFANIADTSKILFNCGVIYATLGEHEKAVMCYQSAVSLDQYLAIAYFQEGVSNFLLGDFEEALANFNDTLLYLRGNNFIDYEQLGLKFRLYSCEVLFNRGLCYIYLQQVGPGMQDLEFASKEKVTPDHDVINDAIRERAEGYTVFSIPVGVVYRPNAAKVKNLKSKDYLGKSRVVATNRMSTPAETTNRTADTVPFATSHLVQKNLTSRSRQQSEPPMNRNLFPPTPPPDTDKASLSSSSGSIGGSSSRTQPTKAQRPPKLDLDRPGALAAGMSNTDLNAPEKPRIGTIRTASEPRGPARQPRGYAPERQGYPREAYGHQRGMSDTGFGIPIGYSEDPYGGYGEARVMALANGGRHFHQQGYIDEEEEYGSSPCDEDIQPDVGFEIMGARQRARSSSRGPAHGYSRRPEVRKFRVKVHSSEDTRYIIIGPAIGFAEFEARIREKFGFQMALKIKMQDEGDMITMVDQEDLDLLLMASKEIARREGSEMGKMEIWVEERRMI from the exons atgtcgCTCAAGCAA GAAATCGAAACCTGGGTCCAGGCCCTGGAACATTTCGATAACCAGGAATATGAACTCGCCTTGCGATCATTTGCAAACATCGCCGATACTTCTAAAATTCTGTTCAATTGCGGCGTCATTTACGCTACGCTAGGTGAACATGAAAAAGCA GTTATGTGCTACCAGAGTGCTGTGAGCCTGGATCAATACCTCGCCATTGCTTACTTCCAGGAGGGTGTATCGAATTTTCTCCTGGGGGACTTCGAAGAGGCGCTGGCTAATTTCAACGACACGCTGCTATACCTGCGAGGCAACAACTTCATCGATTATGAACAACTAGGCCTGAAGTTCCGCCTGTATTCGTGCGAGGTCCTGTTCAACCGGGGCCTCTGCTACATCTATCTACAGCAGGTTGGACCAGGTATGCAGGACCTTGAGTTTGCCTCCAAAGAAAAAGTCACACCAGACCATGATGTTATCAACGACGCTATTAGGGAAAGAGCAGAA GGATACACTGTGTTCTCTATTCCAGTAGGAGTAGTGTATCGACCAAATGCGGCCAAAGTTAAGAATCTGAAGAGCAAGGACTACCTGGGCAAGTCACGCGTGGTCGCCACGAACCGAATGAGCACACCCGCCGAGACGACCAATAGAACAGCAGACACCGTGCCATTTGCAACATCGCACCTAGTCCAAAAGAACCTAACCAGCCGCAGCCGTCAGCAATCAGAGCCTCCCATGAACCGCAACCTCTTCCCACCTACACCACCCCCAGATACAGACAAAGCAAGTCTCAGCAGCTCATCCGGCAGCATTGGAGGGTCTAGCAGCCGCACCCAGCCTACGAAAGCACAACGCCCACCGAAGCTCGATCTTGACCGTCCCGGCGCCCTAGCAGCTGGAATGAGTAACACGGACCTCAACGCCCCAGAAAAGCCGCGCATAGGAACAATTCGCACAGCGTCGGAGCCGCGGGGGCCCGCACGACAACCTCGTGGATATGCGCCAGAGAGACAAGGATATCCGCGCGAGGCATATGGCCACCAGAGAGGAATGAGTGACACAGGATTTGGGATACCAATCGGCTACTCAGAAGACCCATACGGAGGGTATGGTGAAGCTCGAGTAATGGCGCTAGCGAATGGTGGACGACATTTCCACCAACAAGGATacattgacgaagaagaggagtaCGGAAGCTCACCATGCGATGAGGATATACAGCCAGATGTAGGGTTTGAAATTATGGGTGCGCGACAACGCGCGCGATCATCTAGCCGTGGCCCGGCGCATGGGTATTCACGCCGGCCGGAGGTGCGCAAGTTCCGAGTCAAGGTACATTCATCAGAGGACACGCGATACATCATTATTGGGCCCGCGATTGGGTTTGCAGAGTTTGAGGCTAGGATCCGGGAGAAGTTTGGCTTCCAGATGGCGCTGAAAATCAAGATGCAGGATGAGGGGGATATGATTACAATGGTAGATCAGGAAGATCTAGACCTACTACTCATGGCATCAAAAGAGATTGCGCGACGAGAGGGAAGTGAAATGGGAAAGATGGAG ATATGGGTTGAGGAACGACGGATGATTTAG
- a CDS encoding putative SNARE protein (Ufe1) (COG:U;~EggNog:ENOG410PNJX;~InterPro:IPR000727,IPR019529;~PFAM:PF10496;~TransMembrane:1 (o378-396i)) → MSDLTPTFTDLLHKQDKSLSLHSRPLTTKTADEFLKEAYRINTHISSLLAHLHKIRPSYLSISTHSATNKPKHRNSPSTAHSSSSKSKEKEPLLSPAELDNITSSTSSLLHTLSTSISNLSSAETLRQETHSTLLDKKYGRKRSKASSLLFQWASGSSALGQQQGQDDAGKKPEQVNDEQTENLLKSVRESILWFLSRRLEGTIEMQRDMVEKRIERAKEREKSVLYKAATSSSPVLNSGSGFGGGAAAGGGGVSISAPSTYPDAALELTEPTAKGTTLDAAEVAAIEAELSPEQLQLFAEENDSMVRYYEDTLSKVQNAEKSLLEISSLQQTLVTHLSTQEEYVGMMVSDASNTETNIGKGNKELKRASEKRSAAQAVFWGTVGLCTWLVVWDLVF, encoded by the exons ATGTCAGACCTAACGCCCACATTCACCGACCTCCTCCACAAACAGGACAAATCCCTATCCCTGCACTCCCGGCCCCTCACCACCAAAACCGCCGATGAATTCCTCAAAGAAGCCTACCGGATC AATACACACATCTCCTCACTTCTTGCTCACCTGCACAAAATTCGCCCATCCTATTTAAGCATCTCAACTCACTCCGCAACCAATAAACCCAAACACCGCAACTCCCCCTCAACCGCgcactccagctcctccaagtccaaggagaaagaacccctcctctccccagCCGAGCTCGACAACATAACAagctcaacctcctcccttctccaCACCCTCTCCACCTCAATATCGAACCTGTCCTCCGCCGAAACCCTCCGCCAGGAAACCCActccaccctcctcgacaAGAAATACGGCCGGAAGCGCTCAAAGGCATCGAGTCTTCTCTTCCAATGGGCGTCAGGCTCTTCGGCCCTCGGCCAGCAACAAGGTCAGGACGATGCAGGGAAGAAGCCAGAGCAAGTCAACGACGAGCAAACAGAGAATCTCCTCAAGAGCGTGCGCGAGAGTATCCTGTGGTTCCTGAGTCGCCGGCTAGAAGGAACCATCGAGATGCAGCGCGATATGGTCGAGAAACGGATCGAGCGGGCGAAGGAGCGGGAGAAGAGTGTTTTATATAAAGCTGCGACTTCGTCATCGCCGGTTCTTAATTCTGGTTCCGGCTTTGGTGGAggtgcagctgctggtggagggggagtcTCAATATCCGCGCCATCAACATACCCCGACGCTGCGCTGGAGTTGACAGAGCCCACGGCTAAAGGGACTACGCTCGATGCAGCCGAGGTCGCAGCCATTGAAGCCGAGCTCTCGCCAGAACAACTGCAGCTCTTTGCGGAGGAGAATGACTCCATGGTGCGGTATTACGAGGATACCTTGAGTAAAGTACA AAATGCCGAGAAATCGCTTCTCGAAATCTCATCCCTGCAGCAAACACTCGTAACGCACCTCTCCACGCAGGAAGAATACGTCGGGATGATGGTCTCCGATGCATCAAACACGGAGACGAATATCGGAAAGGGGAAcaaggagctgaagcgcGCGAGCGAGAAACGGAGTGCCGCGCAGGCCGTGTTTTGGGGAACGGTCGGGTTGTGTACCTGGCTGGTTGTTTGGGATTTAGTTTTTTAG
- the AAT2_2 gene encoding aspartate aminotransferase (COG:E;~EggNog:ENOG410PGES;~InterPro:IPR004839,IPR000796,IPR015424,IPR015421, IPR015422;~PFAM:PF00155;~go_function: GO:0003824 - catalytic activity [Evidence IEA];~go_function: GO:0008483 - transaminase activity [Evidence IEA];~go_function: GO:0030170 - pyridoxal phosphate binding [Evidence IEA];~go_process: GO:0006520 - cellular amino acid metabolic process [Evidence IEA];~go_process: GO:0009058 - biosynthetic process [Evidence IEA]): MSASTPSSSSSSSLASIAKSRLASLSSHIMGSTSASVFSTSVVPSAPEDPLFGLAQAFRQDPSDKKVDLVIGAYRDDHAKPWVLPVVKKADDLIRNDPNLNHEYLPIKGLADYTTAAQKLIVGADSPAIAEKRICTFQTISGTGAVHLGALFLSRFHPKSPKPSLYLSNPTWANHHQIFTNVGFTLANYPYFSQQTKGLDFDGMLTAIRSAPEGSIILLHACAHNPTGVDLTQDQWKEVAVVMRERSHFPFFDTAYQGFASGDLSRDAWAIRYFVEQGFELCIAQSFAKNFGLYGERTGAFHFVSAPGAEASQSSAHVASQLAILQRSEISNPPAYGARIASKVLNDPSLFAQWEDDLRTMSGRIAEMRSGLRQRLESKGTPGSWRHITDQIGMFSFTGLTEAQVKVLREKWHVYMTKNGRISMAGLNTHNLDYFAEAVDSVVRETS, encoded by the exons ATGTCCGCTTCCactccctcgtcctcgtcctcgtcctctcttGCTTCCATCGCAAAATCCCGTCttgcctctctctcctcgcACATCATGGGTTCTACAAGCGCCTCCGTCTTTTCCACCTCCGTCGTGCCCTCTGCCCCAGAGGATCCcctcttcggcctcgccCAGGCTTTTCGCCAGGACCCCTCTGACAAGAAGGTTGATCTGGTCATCGGAGCTTATCGTGATGACCACGCGAAGCCTTGGGTTCTCCCCGTCGTGAAGAAG GCAGATGACCTCATTCGCAACGACCCCAATCTCAACCACGAATACCTCCCCATCAAGGGTCTCGCAGACTACACGACAGCCGCCCAGAAGCTTATCGTCGGCGCCGACTCCCCCGCCATCGCCGAAAAGCGTATCTGCACATTCCAAACTATTTCCGGCACAGGCGCCGTCCATCTAGgagccctcttcctctccagatTCCACCCCAAGAGCCCCAAGCCTTCTCTTTACCTCTCCAATCCCACCTGGgcaaaccaccaccaaatCTTCACAAATGTCGGCTTCACCCTCGCCAACTACCCCTACTTCTCCCAGCAAACGAAAGGCCTCGACTTCGATGGCATGCTAACAGCCATCCGCTCCGCCCCCGAGGgctccatcatcctcctccacgccTGCGCCCACAACCCCACAGGCGTAGACCTCACCCAGGACCAATGGAAGGAAGTCGCTGTCGTCATGCGCGAGCGCTCCCACTTCCCATTCTTCGACACTGCTTACCAGGGCTTCGCCTCCGGCGACCTCAGCCGCGACGCCTGGGCAATCCGGTACTTCGTCGAGCAGGGCTTCGAGCTATGCATCGCGCAGTCCTTCGCTAAGAACTTCGGCCTCTACGGCGAGCGCACAGGCGCTTTCCACTTCGTCTCCGCACCCGGCGCCGAAGCATCACAGTCCTCAGCCCACGTCGCCTCGCAGCTCGCCATCCTGCAGCGATCGGAGATCTCTAACCCCCCTGCCTATGGCGCGCGTATTGCAAGCAAAGTCCTTAACGACCCGTCATTGTTTGCGCAGTGGGAGGACGATCTCCGAACGATGAGCGGGCGGATTGCAGAGATGCGCTCTGGCTTACGTCAACGGCTTGAGAGCAAGGGGACGCCTGGGTCTTGGAGGCACATCACGGATCAGATTGGAATGTTCAGCTTCACGGGCCTGACGGAGGCGCAGGTTAAGGTATTGCGTGAGAAGTGGCATGTTTATATG ACTAAGAACGGCCGCATCTCCATGGCTGGTCTGAACACGCATAACCTGGATTACTTCGCCGAGGCGGTCGACAGTGTTGTGAGGGAGACGTCGTGA